One genomic window of Dunckerocampus dactyliophorus isolate RoL2022-P2 chromosome 7, RoL_Ddac_1.1, whole genome shotgun sequence includes the following:
- the tuft1a gene encoding tuftelin 1a gives MMTNGGTTRLYTVEDIRKQEHDKEGCRRLRLTLHEQKQAAPTSQHQQHRDKPVGRAFALVQPANDGTLVTPEPIKAKEEQVEVIKVYLEARRQENQKQSQNLKMLSDEVSQIQEVRYCLKTLREQMASKSKMHTNGWKVTSPFKKQASSSQKGGDKSDGQEASEEAERTKLREVSKRLYAQLQDAEKKHQEEREKLQAEGSMLRERLSDQEEKLKSTEEAIEMKDQRIEELQRLLGGMEKESATLRETIRHHEEELCELRHIREEGPKGQQRAEQLEKEVAILKEKIHHLDDMLKSQQRKVRHMIEQLQNSRMVIQERDRVIKELEEKVAFLEAENREMHDQMDYFLGGSKNHSYLSSEHKPQIVYSKPIKPTTSSNKPLPFIKVIEIKS, from the exons GAGGGGTGCAGGCGACTGAGGCTCACACTACACGAGCAGAAGCAAGCAGCTCCGACATCACAGCACCAGCAGCACAGAGATAAG CCGGTTGGACGTGCGTTTGCACTGGTGCAGCCCGCCAACGACGGCACGCTTGTGACCCCTGAGCCCATCAAAGCTAAAGAGGAGCAGGTGGAGGTCATCAAG GTGTATTTGGAGGCTCGCagacaagaaaaccaaaaacagagtcAGAACCTGAAGATGCTGTCCGACGAAGTTTCCCAGATACAAGAG GTGAGGTACTGCCTGAAGACACTGAGGGAGCAGATGGCGTCCAAAAGCAAG ATGCACACAAACGGGTGGAAGGTGACCTCCCCATTCAAGAAGCAAGCCTCCTCTAGCCAGAAAGGCGGAGACAAAAGTGATGGACAG GAGGCAAGCGAGGAGGCGGAGAGGACCAAGCTGAGAGAAGTGAGTAAGCGCTTGTACGCGCAGCTTCAAGATGCTGAGAAGAAGCACCAGGAGGAGAGAGAGAAGCTGCAG GCTGAAGGCAGCATGCTGAGGGAGCGTCTCAGCGACCAGGAGGAGAAGCTGAAGAGCACTGAAGAAGCCATTGAAATGAAAGACCAGCGCATAGAGGAGCTCCAGAGGCTACTGGGAGGCATGGAGAAGGAGAGCGCCACCTTGAGGGAGACCATTCGCCATCATGAAGAGGAACTGTGTGAGCTACGCCACATCCGAGAGGAGGGCCCGAAGGGACAGCAAAG GGCAGAGCAGTTGGAGAAGGAGGTGGCCATTCTCAAGGAGAAGATCCACCATTTGGACGACATGCTGAAAAGCCAGCAGAGGAAAGTCAGGCACATGATTGAACAG CTCCAGAACTCTCGCATGGTGATCCAGGAGCGGGATCGTGTGATCAAAGAGCTGGAGGAGAAAGTAGCCTTCCTGGAGGCTGAG AACCGAGAGATGCACGACCAGATGGACTACTTCCTGGGAGGGTCAAAAAACCATTCTTACCTTTCATCAGAACACAAGCCCCAGATTGTCTACAG TAAACCAATCAagccgaccacctcctccaacaAACCACTGCCGTTCATCAAGGTCATTGAAATCAAGTCTTGA